One window from the genome of Leishmania donovani BPK282A1 complete genome, chromosome 5 encodes:
- a CDS encoding ATP-dependent RNA helicase, putative, protein MQPHPSWRVYVGDDVDVGGTGGTAAAAADQTNTHASPNMEEDVARLLDSAFARRARYTLQTLPARIRQQPSAAPSPVLRWLLQHSVDEGQRKKEQAGTAPGATDKPSATPASALSPTVAATSGCVSAAAAATSALARRGVGPKDPLVQRLLKKQQKTASSASAATSATSAAPSSATNATASTVISGSTTAPMSCASHWTQRPFSAMTSTSWKVFRQQLGITVELVAPAQPPTETSGASAAQPSSFVKTLPPADTLPAIRCWEEAQLPLSLGLCVTHAYALPTAVQAQCVPLALLPRPAPLVTGTNSGGVAGAATATVLGMDILAVAETGSGKTAAYLVPLLHHVLCRAPKLLGHPDRISLGPLSLVIVPTRELAEQVTASFLQLCGQAPAASMYNSGGGHISQDTIRAWETHELDVSGASGHDRASSVAAAGAARNHLSELRVVKVVGGENRDAQYAALARGAHCVVGTVGQLQVLLEDRLLSLGNTQFVVMDEADRMIDEQQEERLTAVLERCPQPRQTVMFTATLSVACAAVAKRYLAKAGYYLVRTPYRCASIRQSFELVADTGASVTGTAEDPVPAASGAATATAEGRQKKPSRQQGHTEKGEPQPPQRQRLLHPLIHAQKFVRLVAWLVYGTGPIIVFANEKSTCDALWEELRAEAEHLDAQQEYYTIEDIVGPPPDGLSFREDTAVGQGATSSSVAARRTPTLANLTSVAVVHSELSQTERRSLVAQFQRRQRHVLITTDLLARGLDVAGVTLVINYDVPWAASASPSDAVTLYIHRIGRTGRAGSTGVAVTFVTLPAAMVQRAEEVAREEARDAAPKPPEGRTKPPSAAPRVYGDEDDDLAALGELFDGDTRNVCMAGAAALSTTAADNASGRRRRRGDDDSDDTEVDSSNDSDDDNDDEDTKKEGATGNTSNTANHNGNGMRKPPRKRRKRSVATFASDVAVLRPLWSFLVECAEGEGCRDGAAALRRGTYAKISVPAALGCIMAQLSATSQYGRITL, encoded by the coding sequence AGGAACGGCGCCCGGTGCGACGGACAAACCTAGTGCCACTCCTGCGTCTGCGCTGTCGCCCACCGTTGCTGCAACATCAGGATGCGtttcggcagcagcagcagcgacgtcagCGCTAGCGCGCCGCGGTGTCGGACCGAAGGACCCGCTGGTTCAGCGCCTCCTgaagaagcagcagaagacAGCTTCGTCTGCGTCCGCAGCAACGTCAGCCACGTCCGCCGCGCCAAGCAGTGCCACGAATGCCACCGCCTCAACCGTtatcagcggcagcacaacCGCGCCCATGTCGTGTGCCTCGCACTGGACGCAACGCCCCTTCTCTGCCATGACGTCCACCAGCTGGAAGGTATTCCGGCAGCAGCTGGGCATCACCGTCGAGCTGGTGgcgcctgcgcagccgcccACAGAGaccagcggcgccagcgccgcacagCCAAGCAGTTTTGTCAAGACGTTGCCGCCAGCCGACACGCTACCGGCGATCCGCTGCTGGGAGGAAGCCCAGCTGCCGCTTTCGCTTGGCCTGTGCGTCACGCACGCGTacgcgctgccgacggcggtgcaggcgcagTGCGTGCCGCTCGCACTTCTCCCGCGGCCCGCGCCTTTGGTCACGGGCACGAACAGTGGCGGTGTGGCTGGTGCGGCTacggcgacggtgcttgGCATGGACATCCTCGCAGTAGCGGAGACCGGTAGCGGCAAGACCGCGGCGTAcctcgtgccgctgctgcaccacgtgCTGTGCCGTGCACCGAAGCTGCTGGGCCACCCCGACCGGATCTCACTGGGGCCGCTGAGCTTGGTGATTGTGCCGACGCGTGAGCTGGCAGAGCAGGTGACGGCGTCCTTTCTGCAGTTGTGCGGCCAGGCGCCGGCTGCCTCCATGTACAACAGCGGCGGGGGCCACATCTCGCAGGACACCATCCGCGCCTGGGAGACGCACGAGTTGGATGTGAGTGGCGCCAGTGGTCACGATCGTGCGTCCTCtgtggccgcggcgggggcggcgcgAAACCATCTCAGCGAGCTGCGCGTGGTCAAGGTGGTTGGTGGCGAGAATCGCGATGCTCAGTACGCCGCCCTGGCACGCGGCGCGCACTGCGTCGTCGGCACGGTGGGCCAGCTGCAAGTACTTCTCGAGGACCGCCTGCTCTCGCTCGGCAACACGCAGTTCGTCGTGATGGACGAGGCAGATCGGATGATCGatgagcagcaggaggagcggctTACTGCAGTCCTAGAGCGGTgcccgcagccgcggcagacAGTCATGTTCACAGCGACGCTGAGCGTGGCctgcgcggcagtggcgaagCGCTACCTCGCCAAGGCCGGCTATTACCTGGTGCGCACACCGTACCGGTGCGCCTCGATCCGCCAGTCCTTCGAGCTGGTCGCCGACACCGGCGCCTCAGTCACGGGGACTGCAGAGGACCCCGTCCCCGCCGCGTCtggcgctgccacagcgacggcagaggGGCGGCAAAAGAAGCCGTCTCGGCAACAAGGACACACCGAGAAGGGCGAGCCGcaaccgccgcagcggcagcgtctgctgcacCCTCTTATACACGCCCAGAAGTTTGTGCGGTTGGTGGCGTGGCTCGTCTACGGCACCGGCCCGATCATCGTCTTCGCCAACGAAAAGTCGACGTGCGACGCGCTGTGGGAGGAGCTGCGTGCCGAGGCGGAGCACCTGGACGCACAGCAGGAATACTACACAATCGAGGACATTGTCGGCCCGCCGCCGGACGGCTTGTCGTTTCGCGAAGACACCGCGGTTGGCCAAGGGGCAACGTCGtccagcgtggcggcgcggcgcacgccgaCGTTGGCGAACCTAACCTCCGTTGCCGTGGTGCACTCGGAGCTGTCGCAGACGGAGCGGCGCTCTCTCGTGGCGCAGTTCcagcggcgtcagcggcacGTTCTCATCACGACAGACCTTCTCGCTCGTGGCCTTGACGTGGCGGGGGTGACGCTTGTGATCAACTACGACGTGCCGTGGGCagcctctgcctcgccgAGCGACGCTGTGACGCTCTACATCCACCGCATCGGGCGTACCGGCCGTGCAGGCTccaccggcgtcgccgtcactTTCGTGACGTTGCCTGCCGCGATGGTACAACGGgccgaggaggtggcgagggaggaggcgagggacGCTGCGCCGAAGCCGCCTGAAGGCCGCACGAAACCGCCCAGCGCAGCACCCCGCGTGTAtggcgacgaggatgacgacctcgccgccctcggtGAGCTCTTCGACGGCGACACGCGTAATGTCTGTATGgcaggggcagcggcgctatccaccactgccgcagaTAATGCCAgcggccgtcgtcgccgccgcggtgacgacgacagcgacgacacaGAAGTggacagcagcaacgacagcgatgacgacAACGATGATGAGGACACCAAGAAGGAGGGCGCCACCGGAAATACGAGCAACACCGCGAATCACAACGGCAATGGCATGCGGAAGCCGCCGAGGAAGCGCCGCAAGCGCTCGGTCGCCACCTTCGCCAGCGAcgtcgcggtgctgcggccccTCTGGTCCTTCCTCGTCGAGTGTGCCGAGGGCGAGGGATGCCGCGatggagcggcggcgctgcggcgcggcacaTACGCAAAGATCAGTGTtccggcggcgctggggtGCATCATGGCGCAGCTCTCTGCCACCTCCCAGTACGGCCGCATTACCCTGTGA